One genomic window of Corynebacterium massiliense DSM 45435 includes the following:
- a CDS encoding siderophore-interacting protein produces the protein MAPKKMQAKGLTVVKSQQITPDMIRLTVNAPALKDAELPFTDHYIKLLFVPDGADYTWPFDLAEIREKYPRSQQPVKRTYSLRRVDQETGDCDIDFVIHGDQGIAGPWARTAEPGDTLGFAGPGGGWAPSRDYEHFVLAGDEAAAPAIGAALDHLPEGTTATAYVEVAERGREMDIPDKEGVELHWIYRDGATPGTKLSEAVRAAGRPSQKTSWFIHGVAEMIRELRRFLFVEQEVDRADASISGYWRLGMVEDEWQATKREFVESMEREEKSARP, from the coding sequence ATGGCCCCGAAGAAGATGCAGGCGAAGGGACTGACGGTAGTAAAAAGCCAGCAGATCACTCCGGATATGATCCGGTTAACCGTCAACGCCCCGGCACTCAAAGATGCCGAGCTGCCTTTCACCGACCACTACATCAAGCTCTTGTTTGTTCCCGACGGCGCGGACTATACGTGGCCGTTCGATCTTGCCGAGATCCGGGAGAAGTACCCGCGTTCCCAGCAGCCGGTGAAACGGACCTATTCGCTCCGGCGTGTGGATCAGGAAACCGGCGATTGCGATATCGACTTTGTCATCCACGGCGACCAGGGCATAGCGGGCCCGTGGGCGCGAACGGCAGAGCCGGGAGACACCCTCGGTTTCGCCGGCCCCGGCGGCGGCTGGGCGCCGTCGCGGGATTACGAACACTTTGTGCTCGCCGGCGACGAGGCAGCCGCGCCGGCCATCGGCGCCGCGTTGGACCACTTGCCGGAAGGCACCACGGCCACCGCGTATGTGGAAGTTGCCGAACGCGGCCGTGAGATGGACATTCCGGACAAGGAAGGCGTTGAGCTGCACTGGATTTACCGCGACGGTGCAACGCCGGGCACCAAGCTGTCCGAGGCTGTGCGCGCCGCCGGTCGCCCGTCGCAGAAAACGAGCTGGTTCATCCACGGGGTGGCCGAAATGATTCGGGAACTGCGCCGCTTTCTGTTCGTCGAGCAGGAGGTAGATCGTGCTGACGCGTCCATCTCCGGCTACTGGCGCTTGGGCATGGTGGAAGACGAGTGGCAGGCGACCAAGCGCGAGTTCGTCGAGTCTATGGAACGCGAGGAGAAGTCCGCGCGGCCGTAG
- a CDS encoding 6-phosphofructokinase: protein MRLATLTSGGDCPGLNAVIRSVVRTASNEFGDTVVGYEDGWVGLMEDKRRDLYDDAAIDRILSRGGTILGTGRLHPDKFKAGIDTVRRNLAEAEVDALIAIGGEGTLKGAKWLADNGVPVVGVPKTIDNDVNATDYTFGFDTAVSVATEAIDRLHTTAESHNRILIVEVMGRHVGWIALHAGMAGGAHYTVIPEEPFDVADICKSMERRFQMGEKYGIICVAEGASPKEGTMEFQAGEEDEFGHQTFTGIGQIIGDEINRRTGYDVRTTVLGHTQRGGTPTAYDRVLATRFGVHAARAAHNGDHGTCVALHGENIDLVSLEDAVGQLKTVPEWRYVNARALFG from the coding sequence ATGCGACTTGCCACACTGACCTCCGGTGGCGATTGCCCCGGCCTGAACGCAGTAATCCGCTCAGTGGTCCGCACCGCCTCGAACGAGTTCGGTGACACCGTCGTCGGATACGAGGACGGGTGGGTCGGCCTGATGGAGGACAAGCGCCGCGATCTCTACGACGACGCCGCCATCGACCGCATCCTGTCGCGGGGTGGCACAATTTTGGGCACCGGCCGGTTGCACCCAGACAAGTTCAAGGCGGGCATCGATACGGTGCGGCGCAACCTGGCGGAAGCGGAAGTCGACGCGCTCATCGCCATCGGCGGCGAGGGCACGCTCAAAGGGGCGAAGTGGCTTGCGGATAATGGGGTTCCGGTCGTCGGGGTGCCCAAGACCATCGATAATGACGTCAACGCCACCGACTACACCTTTGGCTTTGACACTGCCGTGTCCGTGGCCACCGAGGCCATCGACCGGCTGCACACCACGGCCGAGTCGCACAACCGCATCCTCATCGTCGAGGTCATGGGCCGCCACGTGGGTTGGATTGCGCTGCACGCCGGCATGGCCGGCGGCGCGCACTACACGGTGATCCCGGAAGAGCCCTTCGACGTGGCGGACATCTGCAAGTCCATGGAGCGGCGCTTCCAGATGGGGGAGAAGTATGGGATCATCTGTGTCGCCGAGGGCGCCTCGCCCAAGGAGGGAACCATGGAGTTTCAGGCGGGCGAGGAGGACGAGTTCGGTCACCAAACTTTTACCGGCATTGGCCAAATTATCGGCGACGAAATCAACCGCCGCACCGGCTACGACGTGCGCACTACGGTGCTCGGACACACGCAGCGTGGCGGTACCCCGACCGCCTACGACCGAGTGCTGGCCACTCGTTTCGGCGTCCACGCCGCGCGCGCTGCGCACAATGGCGACCACGGCACGTGCGTGGCGCTGCACGGCGAGAACATCGACTTGGTCTCCCTCGAGGACGCGGTGGGCCAGCTCAAGACGGTGCCGGAGTGGCGCTACGTCAACGCCCGCGCCCTTTTCGGGTAA
- a CDS encoding DUF4261 domain-containing protein — MTDKDAANTAPDNADPKPGENPEYPVPLGPQMATLLLEEAYEPSDIEDIVKRSLTEDAPLKFVDSGAPHVAAFTLGGEYFAATCVDKPYPVQDGGVSPADLAHPVFFGADPQERAELHDARAHLLIAHRPDMDAPSEIPAREQKFKQRALHALVTAMISQLPGTLGVFFPSVKTTLSPRHLQEFTMSESPFPSAYMAPTWLKPEEDGSVSGYTIGLMDLGHPELQVTKSKGDPQKIFELLADTAAHVVGGATIIGGQTVGRTDDDKHATSFAPWIIDGDKKAIEVEM; from the coding sequence ATGACTGACAAGGACGCTGCAAACACCGCCCCTGACAACGCCGATCCGAAGCCGGGCGAAAACCCGGAGTACCCCGTTCCGCTCGGGCCGCAGATGGCCACTTTGCTCCTCGAGGAGGCATACGAGCCGTCGGACATCGAGGACATCGTCAAGCGCTCGCTCACCGAGGACGCTCCGTTGAAGTTCGTCGATAGCGGCGCCCCGCACGTCGCGGCCTTCACCCTCGGTGGCGAGTACTTTGCGGCCACCTGCGTGGACAAGCCGTACCCAGTGCAGGACGGCGGCGTCAGCCCGGCAGACCTCGCCCACCCAGTCTTCTTCGGCGCTGACCCGCAGGAGCGTGCGGAGCTTCACGATGCCCGCGCTCACCTCCTCATCGCCCACCGCCCGGACATGGACGCGCCCAGCGAGATTCCCGCACGCGAGCAGAAGTTCAAGCAGCGCGCGCTGCACGCTTTGGTCACGGCCATGATTTCCCAGCTGCCCGGGACTCTCGGCGTCTTCTTCCCGTCCGTGAAGACCACGCTGAGCCCGCGCCACCTGCAGGAATTCACCATGAGCGAGTCGCCGTTCCCGAGCGCCTACATGGCGCCGACGTGGCTCAAACCCGAAGAAGACGGATCGGTCTCTGGCTACACCATCGGCCTGATGGATTTGGGCCACCCGGAGCTGCAGGTGACGAAGTCCAAGGGGGATCCGCAGAAGATTTTCGAGCTGCTCGCCGACACTGCGGCGCACGTCGTGGGCGGCGCGACCATCATCGGCGGGCAGACCGTCGGGCGCACCGACGACGACAAGCACGCGACCTCGTTCGCGCCGTGGATCATCGATGGCGACAAGAAGGCCATCGAGGTGGAGATGTAA